Proteins encoded together in one Gouania willdenowi unplaced genomic scaffold, fGouWil2.1 scaffold_85_arrow_ctg1, whole genome shotgun sequence window:
- the LOC114460945 gene encoding uncharacterized protein LOC114460945 isoform X1, whose product MSSFSTRALTLLSSVFGACGLLLVGVAVSTDYWLLMEEGIILQQNQSTEVRMALHSGLWRVCFVAGPEKGRCVSSEYFTEPEIEITTENTANILKMVRTATPFPMVSLLFVFTAFIISNIGHIRPQRTILAFVSGIFFILSGTASILSGTAYILSGTASILSGTAYILSGTTSILSGTASILSGTASILSGTAYILSGTAYILSGTAYIHSGTAYILSDTAYILSGTAYILSGTAYIHSGTAYILSGPAYILSGTAYIHSGTAYILSGTAYILSGTAYILSGSAYIHSGTAYILSGTAYIHSGTAYILSGTAFILSGTAYIHSGTAYILSGTAYILSGTAYIHSGTAYILSGTAYILSGTAYILSGTAYILSGTAYIHSGTAYILSGTAYILSGTAYIHSGTAYILSGTAYILSGTAYIHSGTAYILSGTAYILSGTAYIHSGTAYILSGTAYILSGTAYIHSGTAYILSGTAYILSGTAYILSGTAYILSGTMGKLDEN is encoded by the exons ATGAGCTCGTTCAGCACGCGGGCGCTCACCCTGTTGTCCTCAGTATTCGGGGCGTGTGGTCTGCTGCTGGTGGGCGTGGCCGTGTCCACAGACTATTGGCTACTGATGGAGGAGGGAATCATTCTACAGCAGAACCAGAGCACAGAGGTCAGGATGGCCCTGCACTCAGGCCTGTGGAGGGTCTGCTTTGTAGCAG GGCCAGAGAAAGGCAGATGTGTTTCCTCTGAATATTTCACTGAGCCTGAGATTGAGATCACGACAGAGAACACAGCAAACATTCTCA AAATGGTTCGTACGGCCACGCCCTTCCCCATGGTCTCCCTCCTCTTTGTCTTCACCGCCTTCATCATCAGTAACATCGGACACATCCGACCACAGCGCACCATCCTGGCCTTCGTCTCCGGAATCTTCTTCATCCTCTCAGGTACCGCCTCCATCCTCTCAGGTACCGCCTACATTCTCTCAGGTACCGCCTCCATCCTCTCAGGTACCGCCTACATTCTCTCAGGTACCACCTCCATCCTCTCAGGTACCGCCTCCATCCTCTCAGGTACCGCCTCCATCCTCTCAGGTACCGCCTACATCCTTTCAGGTACCGCCTACATCCTCTCAGGTACCGCCTACATTCACTCAGGTACCGCCTATATCCTCTCAGATACCGCCTACATCCTCTCAGGTACCGCCTACATCCTCTCAGGTACCGCCTACATTCACTCAGGTACCGCCTACATCCTCTCAGGTCCCGCCTACATCCTCTCAGGTACCGCCTACATTCACTCAGGTACTGCCTACATCCTCTCAGGTACCGCCTACATCCTCTCAGGTACCGCCTACATCCTCTCAGGTAGCGCCTACATTCACTCAGGTACCGCCTACATCCTCTCAGGTACCGCCTACATTCACTCAGGTACCGCCTACATCCTCTCAGGTACCGCCTTTATCCTCTCAGGTACCGCCTACATTCACTCAGGTACCGCCTACATCCTCTCAGGTACCGCCTACATCCTCTCAGGTACCGCCTACATTCACTCAGGTACCGCCTACATCCTCTCAGGTACCGCCTACATCCTCTCAGGTACCGCCTACATTCTCTCAGGTACCGCCTACATCCTCTCAGGTACCGCCTACATTCACTCAGGTACCGCCTACATTCTCTCAGGTACCGCCTACATCCTCTCAGGTACCGCCTACATTCACTCAGGTACCGCCTACATCCTCTCAGGTACCGCCTACATCCTCTCAGGTACCGCCTACATTCACTCAGGTACCGCCTACATCCTCTCAGGTACCGCCTACATCCTCTCAGGTACCGCCTACATTCACTCAGGTACCGCCTACATTCTCTCAGGTACCGCCTACATCCTCTCAGGTACCGCCTACATTCACTCAGGTACCGCCTACATCCTCTCAGGTACCGCCTACATCCTCTCAGGTACCGCCTACATCCTCTCAGGTACCGCCTACATCCTCTCAGGTACCATGGGAAAATTAGATGAAAACTGA
- the LOC114460945 gene encoding voltage-dependent calcium channel gamma-7 subunit-like isoform X4, whose translation MSSFSTRALTLLSSVFGACGLLLVGVAVSTDYWLLMEEGIILQQNQSTEVRMALHSGLWRVCFVAGPEKGRCVSSEYFTEPEIEITTENTANILKMVRTATPFPMVSLLFVFTAFIISNIGHIRPQRTILAFVSGIFFILSGLSLVVGLVLYISSINDEVMNRPREAEQFFHYRYGWSFAFAASSFLLKEGAGVMSVYLFMKRYAEEELFRPHPALYRSRMSDCSDYSGQFLHPDSWPPPRRGRSPSDASSDISIQLNQTPPPQQQHATPPSSSGPSSVQAASSSSASSSYPHPLHMGATSTLPRVAHPGGHHPLVPPPHVPPPQYHAHMRMSASPC comes from the exons ATGAGCTCGTTCAGCACGCGGGCGCTCACCCTGTTGTCCTCAGTATTCGGGGCGTGTGGTCTGCTGCTGGTGGGCGTGGCCGTGTCCACAGACTATTGGCTACTGATGGAGGAGGGAATCATTCTACAGCAGAACCAGAGCACAGAGGTCAGGATGGCCCTGCACTCAGGCCTGTGGAGGGTCTGCTTTGTAGCAG GGCCAGAGAAAGGCAGATGTGTTTCCTCTGAATATTTCACTGAGCCTGAGATTGAGATCACGACAGAGAACACAGCAAACATTCTCA AAATGGTTCGTACGGCCACGCCCTTCCCCATGGTCTCCCTCCTCTTTGTCTTCACCGCCTTCATCATCAGTAACATCGGACACATCCGACCACAGCGCACCATCCTGGCCTTCGTCTCCGGAATCTTCTTCATCCTCTCAG gtcTCAGTCTAGTGGTGGGACTGGTTCTCTATATTTCCAGTATAAATGATGAGGTGATGAATCGTCCCAGAGAGGCTGAACAGTTTTTCCACTACAGATACGGATGGTCCTTCGCCTTTGCCGCCTCCTCCTTCCTCCTCAaagag GGTGCAGGTGTGATGTCCGTCTACCTGTTTATGAAGCGTTATGCAGAGGAGGAGCTCTTTAGGCCACACCCCGCCCTCTACCGCTCCCGTATGTCCGACTGCAGCGACTACAGCGGACAGTTCCTCCACCCTGACTCCTGGCCCCCCCCCCGCCGGGGCCGCAGCCCCTCAGATGCCTCCTCAGACATCTCCATCCAGCTCAACCAGACCCCTCCCCCTCAGCAGCAGCATGCCACGCCCCCTTCCTCCTCCGGGCCTTCCTCTGTGCAGGCGGCCTCGTCTtcctccgcctcctcctcctacCCCCACCCCCTTCACATGGGGGCCACCTCCACCCTACCCAGGGTCGCCCACCCTGGGGGCCACCATCCTTTGGTCCCACCTCCTCACGTGCCCCCACCTCAGTATCACGCACACATGAGGATGAGCGCGTCGCCGTGCTAA
- the LOC114460945 gene encoding uncharacterized protein LOC114460945 isoform X3: MSSFSTRALTLLSSVFGACGLLLVGVAVSTDYWLLMEEGIILQQNQSTEVRMALHSGLWRVCFVAGPEKGRCVSSEYFTEPEIEITTENTANILKMVRTATPFPMVSLLFVFTAFIISNIGHIRPQRTILAFVSGIFFILSGTASILSGTAYILSGTASILSGTAYILSGTTSILSGTASILSGTASILSGTAYILSGTAYILSGTAYIHSGTAYILSDTAYILSGTAYILSGTAYIHSGTAYILSGPAYILSGTAYIHSGTAYILSGTAYILSGTAYILSGTAYIHSGTAYILSGTAYILSGTAYILSGTAYILSGTAYIHSGTAYILSGTAYILSGTAYIHSGTAYILSGTAYILSGTAYIHSGTAYILSGTAYILSGTAYIHSGTAYILSGTAYILSGTAYIHSGTAYILSGTAYILSGTAYILSGTAYILSGTMGKLDEN, translated from the exons ATGAGCTCGTTCAGCACGCGGGCGCTCACCCTGTTGTCCTCAGTATTCGGGGCGTGTGGTCTGCTGCTGGTGGGCGTGGCCGTGTCCACAGACTATTGGCTACTGATGGAGGAGGGAATCATTCTACAGCAGAACCAGAGCACAGAGGTCAGGATGGCCCTGCACTCAGGCCTGTGGAGGGTCTGCTTTGTAGCAG GGCCAGAGAAAGGCAGATGTGTTTCCTCTGAATATTTCACTGAGCCTGAGATTGAGATCACGACAGAGAACACAGCAAACATTCTCA AAATGGTTCGTACGGCCACGCCCTTCCCCATGGTCTCCCTCCTCTTTGTCTTCACCGCCTTCATCATCAGTAACATCGGACACATCCGACCACAGCGCACCATCCTGGCCTTCGTCTCCGGAATCTTCTTCATCCTCTCAGGTACCGCCTCCATCCTCTCAGGTACCGCCTACATTCTCTCAGGTACCGCCTCCATCCTCTCAGGTACCGCCTACATTCTCTCAGGTACCACCTCCATCCTCTCAGGTACCGCCTCCATCCTCTCAGGTACCGCCTCCATCCTCTCAGGTACCGCCTACATCCTTTCAGGTACCGCCTACATCCTCTCAGGTACCGCCTACATTCACTCAGGTACCGCCTATATCCTCTCAGATACCGCCTACATCCTCTCAGGTACCGCCTACATCCTCTCAGGTACCGCCTACATTCACTCAGGTACCGCCTACATCCTCTCAGGTCCCGCCTACATCCTCTCAGGTACCGCCTACATTCACTCAGGTACTGCCTACATCCTCTCAG GTACCGCCTACATCCTCTCAGGTACCGCCTACATCCTCTCAGGTACCGCCTACATTCACTCAGGTACCGCCTACATCCTCTCAGGTACCGCCTACATCCTCTCAGGTACCGCCTACATTCTCTCAGGTACCGCCTACATCCTCTCAGGTACCGCCTACATTCACTCAGGTACCGCCTACATTCTCTCAGGTACCGCCTACATCCTCTCAGGTACCGCCTACATTCACTCAGGTACCGCCTACATCCTCTCAGGTACCGCCTACATCCTCTCAGGTACCGCCTACATTCACTCAGGTACCGCCTACATCCTCTCAGGTACCGCCTACATCCTCTCAGGTACCGCCTACATTCACTCAGGTACCGCCTACATTCTCTCAGGTACCGCCTACATCCTCTCAGGTACCGCCTACATTCACTCAGGTACCGCCTACATCCTCTCAGGTACCGCCTACATCCTCTCAGGTACCGCCTACATCCTCTCAGGTACCGCCTACATCCTCTCAGGTACCATGGGAAAATTAGATGAAAACTGA
- the LOC114460945 gene encoding uncharacterized protein LOC114460945 isoform X2, with product MSSFSTRALTLLSSVFGACGLLLVGVAVSTDYWLLMEEGIILQQNQSTEVRMALHSGLWRVCFVAGPEKGRCVSSEYFTEPEIEITTENTANILKMVRTATPFPMVSLLFVFTAFIISNIGHIRPQRTILAFVSGIFFILSGTTSILSGTASILSGTASILSGTAYILSGTAYILSGTAYIHSGTAYILSDTAYILSGTAYILSGTAYIHSGTAYILSGPAYILSGTAYIHSGTAYILSGTAYILSGTAYILSGSAYIHSGTAYILSGTAYIHSGTAYILSGTAFILSGTAYIHSGTAYILSGTAYILSGTAYIHSGTAYILSGTAYILSGTAYILSGTAYILSGTAYIHSGTAYILSGTAYILSGTAYIHSGTAYILSGTAYILSGTAYIHSGTAYILSGTAYILSGTAYIHSGTAYILSGTAYILSGTAYIHSGTAYILSGTAYILSGTAYILSGTAYILSGTMGKLDEN from the exons ATGAGCTCGTTCAGCACGCGGGCGCTCACCCTGTTGTCCTCAGTATTCGGGGCGTGTGGTCTGCTGCTGGTGGGCGTGGCCGTGTCCACAGACTATTGGCTACTGATGGAGGAGGGAATCATTCTACAGCAGAACCAGAGCACAGAGGTCAGGATGGCCCTGCACTCAGGCCTGTGGAGGGTCTGCTTTGTAGCAG GGCCAGAGAAAGGCAGATGTGTTTCCTCTGAATATTTCACTGAGCCTGAGATTGAGATCACGACAGAGAACACAGCAAACATTCTCA AAATGGTTCGTACGGCCACGCCCTTCCCCATGGTCTCCCTCCTCTTTGTCTTCACCGCCTTCATCATCAGTAACATCGGACACATCCGACCACAGCGCACCATCCTGGCCTTCGTCTCCGGAATCTTCTTCATCCTCTCAG GTACCACCTCCATCCTCTCAGGTACCGCCTCCATCCTCTCAGGTACCGCCTCCATCCTCTCAGGTACCGCCTACATCCTTTCAGGTACCGCCTACATCCTCTCAGGTACCGCCTACATTCACTCAGGTACCGCCTATATCCTCTCAGATACCGCCTACATCCTCTCAGGTACCGCCTACATCCTCTCAGGTACCGCCTACATTCACTCAGGTACCGCCTACATCCTCTCAGGTCCCGCCTACATCCTCTCAGGTACCGCCTACATTCACTCAGGTACTGCCTACATCCTCTCAGGTACCGCCTACATCCTCTCAGGTACCGCCTACATCCTCTCAGGTAGCGCCTACATTCACTCAGGTACCGCCTACATCCTCTCAGGTACCGCCTACATTCACTCAGGTACCGCCTACATCCTCTCAGGTACCGCCTTTATCCTCTCAGGTACCGCCTACATTCACTCAGGTACCGCCTACATCCTCTCAGGTACCGCCTACATCCTCTCAGGTACCGCCTACATTCACTCAGGTACCGCCTACATCCTCTCAGGTACCGCCTACATCCTCTCAGGTACCGCCTACATTCTCTCAGGTACCGCCTACATCCTCTCAGGTACCGCCTACATTCACTCAGGTACCGCCTACATTCTCTCAGGTACCGCCTACATCCTCTCAGGTACCGCCTACATTCACTCAGGTACCGCCTACATCCTCTCAGGTACCGCCTACATCCTCTCAGGTACCGCCTACATTCACTCAGGTACCGCCTACATCCTCTCAGGTACCGCCTACATCCTCTCAGGTACCGCCTACATTCACTCAGGTACCGCCTACATTCTCTCAGGTACCGCCTACATCCTCTCAGGTACCGCCTACATTCACTCAGGTACCGCCTACATCCTCTCAGGTACCGCCTACATCCTCTCAGGTACCGCCTACATCCTCTCAGGTACCGCCTACATCCTCTCAGGTACCATGGGAAAATTAGATGAAAACTGA